The sequence aAATAGGCCCACAACAAATATCATAATCCTAATTGCATGATGGACACAGGcacctttcatttatttttgcaatGATGATATTTTAGGTGTGAGGcaactcactgactcactcaacCATCTAACAAAATGCTAACAAATAGTCCATCGCAACATTGACGCTGTTTATCCTTCTTAGATGAACAAGTCTCTTAGACCTCTCTAATTCAATTAAAGTATTTTtgtcaattaaaataaatacatttccacTCACTTTCTCCCCATTCCTTCCATGTTCCCCAGGTGCCCCCTTTTCTCCAGGCTTCCCcttatgaaatgaaaaagaaaaggagattcatatttttaaaagtactACTCCATATTGAGAACATAAGCATGCTGATAATTGAGAAATGAATGCAATATACTCACAGGCTTTCCATCGGGCCCTGGGGGTCCCTCTCGTCCCTTCTCGCCTCTAAAGCCCTAATTATCAACACAGTGTCAgtttacattaataataatcattaaccGTTATACAAGAACATGCAACATTTATTTTCCTggcatttaaattaatttcttttgGTCTAACTTCATTATTTTGTTCCCGAACCGTAAAATgcatatttgatttatttatttaagagaaTTCACAATAATTTTAGTTGCCAGTGGGATTTAATTACAGCTAACTTTAGGTCAAGGTTGGCCATGTTtctaaaaatgtatgtaaagaAATGCAGAGTTAACAATAAATCTAATGTGTTATAATTGCTCACCATAGATCCAGGTAGGCCGGGTGGTCCAGGTTTACCACTAGGACAATCGCAGCCCTCCACAGCAAGAGCACGATCCACAGGACACTGCATTGTAACACAAATGAAACATTAGGTACATATGATCTATTACTAAgatgttaaatatttaatgaaacataCTGATTTTAAAATCCAGAGACTGAATGCAGACTCACCCTATCATCCACCTGTGATAGAGACATAAGCAGACGTTAGAAAGTGAAggagttgtttttgttttttcttggtTTTTGTTTGGGTAGGAGGAAATTGTGTGGCCTATGCAGGTAAACAGTTAGCATTATCTTACCACAGAGTATATCTCACAAGCagtttctctctcgctctggaGAGGGTCACAGTAAAGCCGTAACTTTTGTAGAACAATCTGAACAAGACACAAAATATATCACTTAAGTTCATTTAAGGCTAACCATTAATTGAAGGAGAGCATGAAAAAAGTTAGCATGAGGCCTTGCCCTTCATGTTAGCAGGCTCTACTAGCTTACATACAGCATTAGCATATTTGCTTAAGTTATTTATCCAtctaataacattaaaaacacattagcatGCATCAAATGTGGGGAAAATTACATATGTTAGTTGTATGCATGTGTAACCGGTGGTTAGAACCGGTGGTTAGAACACATATATTTTAACTCTGTTACACATgcatattgtgtgtgttttataattcTCTGCTTATAAACCTTAGGATATTCAGCTGTGTTACTCATTAAAGCAAAGCCTTGAAGATGGTTAAATTAATGCTTTCTCACATCACATTTTGAAGAATTATCAAAATAAAGTTTACAAGAGCTAAATGGCATGCCAGTTTTGGAATCCCACAGCTAGCCCAGTTTAAACGAGCAGCTGGGTTAGCGTACAGGGCAGAGTGGTTTATAAAATACACTTTGGGATTAAACTGAGGACAGAATAATGAAATGTTGAAGCCACTTACTGGAACAGTGGTTTCTATGCTGACTTTTTTTGCCACCTGTGTCTTGCCATTGATGTAAATGGGAGCCACTGGGTTTAGGAGTTGTTCTTCCACATAGACGTCATCCAGATAACAAGTGATGCGTTTGGGCCTCACCAGCAACTTCAGCTGGTGCCAATCTGTGTCAAAGAGCCTCTTTGAGGAGACAGAATAGAGGAATTATTGGgtattttcattatttctttaaCAGAACATTAGCTTCCAAAAATTATTTGGTGAAGTACATGTGAAACTTAGACACAATCAAATACGTTGATATGACATTTACTGTGTGTTAAACTCTGATGTCAACAGAAATTCCAAACTGGTTCCTTCAAAAAAGGCAGGACTACCCATAGTAAAGAAGAATCAAATAAGACAACTCTTTAACATAACTCTGTAGTTGCTTCTAGACAGTACTGAGGTCACATGAAATGACAGAAGAGCCTATAAATTAATTCAACACTGTGTATTTCGGTTTTGGTGGAGATAACGCATCTCGGCTTTCTGTCTAATGCTCTTTCTCCAACGAATGTTTAGGAGAATCACCAAGAACATCAAGTTTCTTGCGCCATCAACAAGAATTATCTGagcaaaaaaattataattttttcaaAGATCTGACAGACCTTGATGCCCCTGTCATTGAAAATGACAGTCTGCTCCCTCTTCACTGTGCTGGTGCTGGTAAAGGTCACTGATTTTTCAGCTCCATTTAAGGCCACAGCAATCTGCTTGACCCTGTCTTCAGACAGAACCCTCCAGAGGTCAAACTTCATTCGATGAGCTGGACTCTTCACACGCAGGGTGGCCACAAACACATATGAAGGAGGAAGGCCTTCTGGAAAGATATCCCTGTAAAATGTatcaatttacatttacaaaactgTTAATGAACTGGAGATATAAACTGTTTTCAAATCAGGAACGCCTCATTGCTTTCTAGAAGCATAACACAGATTCACAAGATTTCACAGACAGCAAACATTATACTAGTTCTCATAACAGTGTTACAGATAGGAAAAAATCCAATACGAGGGCCCTGAAGAAAGAAACTACAAAAGTTACCTGGTGCTGCGAGTGAGGTCCAAACGAGAGCTCAATAGGTAAGCACCTTCTGATATGAGAGATCCCTGGACCTTTTTAGCCATCACCTCAATGTCCATTAGATTCATCAGGTCAAATCCTTTCTGTCCATTCACCGTACCAGCGATCCTCAAAGGACACACTGACTCTGAGGATTAGAGTGTGACAAGCTCATACAATCAAGTAGTCTAAAGTCATCATGTAATTTACATTAGAATAAATGGAAGGCACATTTcttgcagacagacagagtatTAAACTTGAAGGAATAGCAAACATTCTAATTTAGAGAATGATGAATGGAAACTAGTAGCCACTAATTAGCATTATGCAACCATTTTGGATTGAACTATTCTTTCAGTTCTTGCATCTCCTCGCTTGCACATGTTTTTAACAGTCCATGTCCAacatattttggttttatttttactcTGAGGTTTATGAATGGCATTTGCATGTTTTGGCTGTCTGAAATAGCCTCTCTGAAAAAACAGTCAATGCTGAAACATGTCATATACATCAGACTGAATTGAAGGGACTAAACTGCAGAGGGTTTAACAGGCATATGGACAACAACTATGGATTCAAAGGAAATAAGCCTcatatgaaatgaaattcaTAAGTTTTCCATGAAATGGGCCATATAAAAATTGGCTTGGAATGAAATCCCGAAGGAATAGGATAAATTACAAAATAGGTTTCAATGAAAGAGCACACTGTATTAAATCATTAGTCCCAGTTGCAGAGCATCCAGTAGTCTTTCATCCTGCTCCCCATCCAAACATGCATCTCAAATGAGTTACTAAACAGTGTTCAACACGTGCAACCATCATTTCCAAATCAGACATCATCCTCAGGATTAGATGGTGAATGGCCTCTGTGACCCTCCAGGCCCAGAATTGTGAGGCGCCTTGCCCAAAAATGTGGAGCTTAACTCACCCTCGCAGAGTTTTTGCTCCATCACGTCCCTTATATTCCCAATGGAGGTGTAGTCCTTCACATGAAGCACGTAAGTGGACGAAGGCTTGTTGGCCATGGACACCAGCTCGGCGTTCGTGATCTCATTGCCCACGCCAACAGCGAACAAGACAATATTCTGGGCTTTGGCCTCCATGGCTGGGTCCACCACATCGTCCTGGGACCGTCCATCAGTTAGGACCACAGCAATGCGGTTCCTGGAGGCCTTGGTGGTATGGTTTGGGGTGGAGAAGACGTGGTCAGTGGCAAACTTGATGGCACGACCAGTCTGGGTCTTTCCCCCCATGTAGGAGATGGCAGAGATGTCCCGGAGAAGTTCTTGAGTGTTCTGGTGCCTGCCTAGAGGTATCTCCAACCTTGGAGTGTCACTGTACTGGACCACAGCCACCTGCGTGTGCCGGGAGCTCACGTCAAAGCCACTGGTGATGTTGATGAGCCAACGCTTGGCCGTGTCAAAATCCAAAGCCCCAAGACTTGAAGAGCCATCGATGATGTACACCAAGTCATTTGAGGTGGTGCTACAACCTGCAAGGCCAGGAAAGCATTTGCCCACAGGtctatactcactgtccactttaatACAAACCCTCACTTCGCTGCAGTAGATCTGTACTTTGTGTACGCTACTGCTGAGGATTCTGACCACAGAGTAACACTTTAATAGATATTTTTGGAGCAGGACTACACTTAAGTGTTTCACATCTGTGTCACTATTATCACAAACACTACCATGTCAGTATCACAGGTGTGATGAGAATTGTCAAACACGCAAATAATTACTACAATGTAATTGCCATTGTAAATTGTGCACCATAGATGTTTtagagtctgtaattgtacagcTGTGTTGTGAGCCTGCAAAAAGTTAGTGTACCACAAAGTGAGAGTACGAGAAGTGAAGAGTGATGTACAATGAATGTACAAGACAGgattttctgataaagtggacagtgaggttaTTTGACCAGTGTGATGTGTTTCTAAAAAGCTCTGGAGAAACTAATCAAACAAATATCATTTGTTGTCAAGTACCAATTAACAATCATCAGAAAAATCACTACAGCATTTAAAACAAGTTTGTACATCATTGTAGGAGCACAGTGCTACATTTGGTCAGGTAGTGGTAAATAAGACCAACAAACCAGCTTGGACATCCTCCTGCTGCTGTCCTCTGGTGCAGGTCGGGATCAGAGAGGCCATCAGCAAACCCAGCATCCATCTCCTCATCGTAGGACCCATGGATGTTAAAACTGTGCAAGAACAAAATAATTCCTATAAAATCTGCAAAGCCAGTGGAATATACAGAAGTGTACAAAACCTTCCACCCTGGTTATTTTCCTATTAAAATTACCACTGATATTTTGATATATTGATAAAGAtatgaaatattcaaaatatattgctGTCAAAACATCACATCTTATAtctcaaaaacatttaaaaatggttatgaaatggaaaatgaaattTCATTAGTAAAACAATGTAACTGAACTGATGTAATCATTTTATTGGCCCAAGGTCAGTTGATGCTAGTATAATTATGATCATAGTTTGCTTATGAAAATGATattatgaaatttaaaaagagCTTAATTTGAAATGGATGCATTACTCACCTCTTCAAAGGGGGATCCAAATTTGCATTGAGTGCTGAAAAGaaatatttgtataactaaaaaagCTGGACAGAATCAGCTCATCGCTGACACAGGCCTGTGTGCAGAAGTACAGCTGGATGGACAGATGCAGCTTGTGTTTATAGCTCCACAGACAGTGACGTATAACCTCAGCTCTCTGAATGAGAGGGtgagacagtcagagagagcgagagcagaggagagagggagggagagagagagagagagagagagagagagagagagagagagagagagagagagagagagagagagagaaaggaagggaGGAGTGTGGGTTTGACCCCTCCACAAAAAAGactttaagaaaaataaaaccaacacgGCTCCACACTACTGAGGCAACTTAGGATTCTGACACTGCCAACATCTCCTTCTGTCAGGCGTTTAGTTATTCACTAAATATACTGTGTGTTAGCATTAAAGAAGTAGTCCACTGAAGTTTTGCATTTTCAGCAGAAATAAAGCATTACAGTGTAAACAAAGTAAttcaaatgatttattttatatacagcTCCATTCCAGAGAAACCTGTCAAGAAATATTTGCTCACAGTGgcagtgataggaaccagatgtctAAATGTTACTAAAAGCTCCCTCTCAGAAACCTGTTATTGTGAATGTGTTACAAGTTCTCAGCTCAGTGACATTGCTTTGGGATAAGTCTATAGtctttaacatatttttaatcTAACCATTATAGAGAGGCATATGTCATATTATATTTCACCTGAATAAACTTTAAATACCCATAAAAGCTCAGACACATGTAGGCTGACAGATCAAAATGGAAAAAAGGCAGTGTTTGTGTTGTAAACATGACCCCCTGGTTCCCCTGGATAATTAAATTCTCCACTATGAACAATGtaatttacacagaaatgtggaaaattggTGAAATTCACCTTTAAGGCTGATGTTTAAGGCGTGATGTGTTACACGACAGAATTCAGACAATGGTCTTATTCTTCTCCAGACATGTAGGTAGCTTCaatcaaaatattttcaaaagttCAGGCCGAATGCATTAACACAGATGTGTCAGCGGCTTCTTTAATTTACTCAAGGTGTTCAATGTAATAactgctgctgcacagtttctgAATGAAAAGGTATGTTTACAGGATAAGGGGCAGACAGGATGGATTTGGATAAAAACGGCAGCTTGAACCACAAGGCGGAGGTGCCATCTGAACTTGTGaggctctttttttttaacccagcaccccctgtgtttatttatatgccCACAGACCCGGACACAAATCCTCTGTTTAAACAAACCATATTAGCACAGCTATTTAAAATCAAAGGTGGGCTTACCAAAGGTGTACCCCATTTCTAAATGCTTCAGGTAGCATAACAGAGGATCTGGCAACTTTAACAGTGTGGAAcctaagatatatatatatatatatatatatatatatatatatatatatatatatataagggtgGGGTTCTGTCCATATGTGGTATAAAATCAGAGTAGGACACTATTTATAGTGTAATAATCAAGAACACAACAATGAAGAAACAGTGCCTCTGGTAAATCATATAAAAGAGGACTTATTAATGTGTAAGAGCTGAAGACAaaactttaattacaaaaaaaaaagcctcaaaacttcCAGAAATAACAGAAACTATAAAATCTACTCATTGTTCAGCATCAGGAAATACtacaacagaaaacacaaaagtGCACTAGCCATGTCAACAAGTGACtgttgtgttattgtagttTACCCACCTAGCCACCAGAGGGCGGGAATCACAAGTGAATTAATTAAAGTGACCTTCGGCCAAGCAACTGCCAAAGCTCAAAACCGACAGCCACGCTTTTCAAACAGGTTTACTCGGACACACAATACACTTGTTTCAATGACATTGCTAAAATAACTAACTTTACCCACATTAATCCTATTAATCCTAGAAAATGTGATTTAACCCAGTGCActtttaacagaaaattacaatTCAGCaatctaaacattttaatataacaaaTTCTTtccctgttattattattattattttttgtaaccTCTCTTTCCCCTACAACCATCTCTTCTCTAAACACCTTGGGTGACTTAGTTTAAGTCTCCACAACTGACTTACTCTGAATGTATACGCAAAACTGGTGAATTTCCTTTTCATATAGACACTAAATACTTGAGTTAATTGCAGTAACACGTGTGCGTGTTGGGTTTAGGCTATGGAACCAGCCTCTGAGCtctgaatatattagaattgATGCAGAAAATGACAAGTCTCGCTCATGCACACAGGGAACGTTTAATTGAGAGGATTACAGGTAATTGTGTTGAAACGTCGCCCTCTCGTGGAAAGAATTAGATTTGAACATGGCAAAATGGCCGTGATCATAAAAGATTTCTAGAGTGAAAGTTGATTATTATCGTTTGAATTAATAACATTTCTGtgatttcatatatatatgtgtgtgtgtgtgtgtgtgtgtgtgtgtgtgtgtgtgtgtgtgtgtgtgtgtgtaaaacaaaaCTGTCTTCCAGCCTCTCTATAGAATCGAGCAGTCTTTATGTCTAAGGCAAATTACCTATTTTCTGATCTCCGTATAATTTCTTTGTGAGTGGGAGGAGCTAAACTTGACGTAAACCTAATATTCTGATACGGCTTGGTTTTCAGGAACCCTCccagtgattttattttttaacatataaACATTGTCAACGTGCCTGTGTAAAGAGTTTGTATACTCCAGAAGACATGAGCGGAATGAGCACTTAACGCCAGTgtttgaaaacatttaaattcagaCAGGTGTGGGGTTTTTAATGCCATAAGCCTGGCTTCGTGAGGCGGAGTGAACGAACGCGAATATGAAATGTTGTTTAAGCCACATTTAAACTTTAGGGGATTTTGATTTCTTGGaaatgttctctacatctctaACGTTGAACAGACATTTAATTTTaaggcaggaaaacactttAACGTCACAAAAATGAATTCAAAACATTTTGAACGTTTAAAACATCAAATTCAAAAACGACTGCTATATTTGACCGTGTAATATTTACAGTGAATTTACGCAGGTAAATTAAATATAGAAAGCGAAAAGTAGCTATCTTATGGGGAAAAAGTACTGACAGGTGGCAGTAGAAAACACAGCGTCATGAGCAAGGAATGTGAATATTTGAATTCTGTAAGGAGAGCCGTTACTTGTAAcggtttttaaaataatggccGGTAGTTGGGGagtatttatttagtattttttcGTCGAATATGCGTGGGATAGTTGCAGTTTGGTTTCTAAAAAAGTGGAAATGTAAGACCCCGCAGATTAGACGCGGGAAGTAGGAGGAGTCTTACATGATTGACGGGATTTTCTGGAGGCACGGCGGAGCGAGTAAATCTGGCAAACTGACCACAACCACACCGCCTTTATACTGGCGAGAGAGAAATGTGGATTTTATCGCCAATTCCGTACGAATAGTGCACTGGTTCCGTCTCGGATGTCTACAGAAAGGCGTGAAAGAGGCTTCTTTGTATCACTGATGCTCGTCGTACGGAGTGGATAATGCTGAAGATGAGGCTGCCGGCGAGAGTGGCGGCGGAGGGAGAGGACGCGGCCGAAGGGGAGAGACGCGAAGGTGGGGACCGTGGCTCGGGTTGTCCGCTTCCCTGCGCCTTTAGCTCTACCAACGCCAGTCGGAACCGCCCGCTGCAGCTCGACAAAGAAGCGGTTTTCGAGTGGTTTGGGTTGCGCTTGAGCCCGGCCAAGCGAGTGGAGCTCATGTGCGGACTCCTCCATATGTGCCAGCCGCTCGAACTGCGGTTCCTGGGCTCCTGTCTTGAAGACCTGGCCCGGAAAGACTTCCACGTCCTGCGGGACTTCGAAGCGAGGGCGAACAGCCCCACGGAGCTTGCGCTGTTGACAGACGCGGCCGACCCTGTGGTGTTGTCCCGGCTGCTGGTCTGCATGTCCCTGCTGGGCTCCAAGAACCGGGAGTGTGCGGGGATACTGTACAGGACGCTGAGCCATATGGACGTGTTGCGTTTGGGGCATTTAGCGGGCTATAGGATGCCTTTCTCGGGgctggaggaggaagagggggaggaggaggcaACTGAGCCGgtgactctggagcagctggcTTTACTCTTCACCATGGCCTCATTACACCCAGCGTTTACTTTCCACCAGCGAGAGGTGGTCCGAGCTCAGCTGGAGAGTGTGGAGGCGTTAATGGAGGAATGGAAGACGAGACACGGTGCCCCAAAAACTCAGACACCGGTAGCCTCTCACTAATACACTGTACTGCATGAAATGGCTCCGAATAGTTAGCAACCAAGACACACTTAAAGAAATGGGTATTTTCTTGGTTAAACAGTTATTTCTTCACTTGTCCTGGCCAATTTAGGGCTCAGTTGTTGCGTGGTTCGTTCTTCTCTCACCGACACCACATTACAAGGAGCTTGTTCATTAGTTAATGAACtggaacaggtgtgtgtgcgtagtCGCCAGGGCTGGGCCCTATGTAGCACCAAAATTGGTTCCACCATTGTTAGTAGTCAAacaatactttttttaaataattattaaatatgataGCTACTCTGATGAGGCCCTGACATAAGGAGTTTATTAAATGGTTAACACAATGAACTGAAGCAGGTGAACTAGTTGACATAAAGCACAAGTGTGTGACTAGTGTTGGGAAAGCCTGACATAGCATCTAGTAATGAGCACACATTGGTTTTTGTGAGTCAGATCCATTGGCCCAGGTCCCAAAGTAGAGTCGATCTTTCAGAACCCAGACGGCTCACTTCTGAGGAGTAATGAAATGTAATAGTTACCGACATTAGTGT is a genomic window of Hoplias malabaricus isolate fHopMal1 chromosome X1, fHopMal1.hap1, whole genome shotgun sequence containing:
- the LOC136675801 gene encoding collagen alpha-1(XXI) chain-like yields the protein MGPTMRRWMLGLLMASLIPTCTRGQQQEDVQAGCSTTSNDLVYIIDGSSSLGALDFDTAKRWLINITSGFDVSSRHTQVAVVQYSDTPRLEIPLGRHQNTQELLRDISAISYMGGKTQTGRAIKFATDHVFSTPNHTTKASRNRIAVVLTDGRSQDDVVDPAMEAKAQNIVLFAVGVGNEITNAELVSMANKPSSTYVLHVKDYTSIGNIRDVMEQKLCEESVCPLRIAGTVNGQKGFDLMNLMDIEVMAKKVQGSLISEGAYLLSSRLDLTRSTRDIFPEGLPPSYVFVATLRVKSPAHRMKFDLWRVLSEDRVKQIAVALNGAEKSVTFTSTSTVKREQTVIFNDRGIKRLFDTDWHQLKLLVRPKRITCYLDDVYVEEQLLNPVAPIYINGKTQVAKKVSIETTVPIVLQKLRLYCDPLQSERETACEIYSVVDDRCPVDRALAVEGCDCPSGKPGPPGLPGSMGFRGEKGREGPPGPDGKPGKPGEKGAPGEHGRNGEKGEAGQQGQKGERGLTGAKGDIGMQGPPGIPGPQGPPGPGLSTWDDLGVEGSKGISGQPGEMGAPGEPGPVGEPGVPGNDGLPGPVGPKGEKGVTGETGAVGQSGIPGDRGLPGEVGPVGPKGERGLPGPLGPIGPPGPEGPPGPVGPPGAEGPVGPKGNSGARGQDGLPGVPGLKGSDGEHGIQGPPGIQGLPGVKGEKGESGAFGPKGSQGAKGIDGSPGVPGTPGGPGPRGTKGEQGTPGDPGSRGADGKMGEMGLMGPVGPRGSPGQDGLPGQPGVPGYPGKPGKPPSEEHLMKICASVLQNQLPQLLQVMSPNNCQHCEMVKGPPGDPGPPGPQGPDGPSGYPGRPGAQGYPGTPGRRGPEGIKGDIGPMGMKGAKGQADIGLPGPPGPPGMQGPRGDDGEGYAGPPGPSGKPGSPGIPGKRGPPGATGMCDPSSCYTAYGLQGNPFSKGPNF